In Aquiflexum balticum DSM 16537, a single genomic region encodes these proteins:
- a CDS encoding DUF4834 family protein: MGFIFKFLLIAIAISWIFSKLLQFFLKSKLKQFVDHANNLKREDDLRRKPNDGNINVDHIPQEYQKKRSKEIKGGDYIDYEEVKE, from the coding sequence ATGGGATTTATATTTAAATTTCTTTTGATTGCAATTGCCATATCTTGGATATTTTCCAAGCTATTGCAGTTTTTTTTGAAAAGTAAGTTGAAGCAGTTTGTAGACCATGCAAATAACCTCAAGCGTGAGGACGATCTGCGGAGGAAACCTAATGATGGGAATATTAATGTTGACCACATTCCCCAGGAATATCAGAAAAAAAGGTCTAAGGAAATCAAAGGCGGAGATTATATTGACTACGAAGAAGTAAAGGAATAA
- the carB gene encoding carbamoyl-phosphate synthase large subunit — MPKDTSIKHVLIIGSGPIVIGQACEFDYAGSQASRSLREESIKVTLINSNPATIMTDPVTADNVYLLPLDKKSIIKVLQDHPDIDSVLPTMGGQTALNLAIDCDKAGIWKKFGVRMIGVDIDAIDTAENREKFKALMEKIGVGVCKGNTATSFLQGNEIAQEIGFPLIIRASYTLGGAGGSFVEKAEDFEKALVAGLQASPVHEVLIEKSILGWKEYELEVMRDNIGNMIVICSIENFDPMGVHTGDSITVAPAMTLPDTVYQRMRNYAITMMNSIGTFAGGCNVQFAVSPDNSEIIGIEINPRVSRSSALASKATGYPIAKVAAKLAVGYNLDELKNSITGTTSAFFEPAIDYVIVKVPRWNFDKFKGSDRRLGLSMKSVGEVMGIGRNFQEALQKACQSLEINRNGLGADGKELKNQEAILYSLANPSWNRLFHIYDAFKLGISFRTIHDLTKIDKWFLRQIEELIHVEKEIEKYKLDTIPRDLMDLAKKKGYADRQIAHLLDCLESEVFDKRYKEMGIRRVYKLVDTCAAEFEALTPYYYSTFGEENESISSNKKKVVVLGSGPNRVGQGIEFDYSCVHGVLAAKECGYETIMINCNPETVSTDFDISDKLYFEPVFWEHIYEIILQENPIGVIVQLGGQTALKIAEKLNKYGIKIVGTSFEALDLAEDRGRFSTLLKENEVPYPEFGTIHNTDEALELCKIIGFPLLVRPSYVLGGQGMKIVINEKELEEHVVNVLRDIPNNEILLDHFLEGAIEAEADAICDGENVYIIGIMQHIEPAGIHSGDSYAVLPPYNLGDYVMRQIETYTKKIALALRTVGLINIQFAIKNDKVYVIEANPRASRTVPFICKAYQEPYVNYATKVMLGEKKVTDFEFHPVKNGYAIKEPVFSFHKFPNVNKELGPEMKSTGEAIYFIDDLMDDYFLKIYSERNLYLSR; from the coding sequence ATGCCTAAGGATACCAGTATCAAACACGTTCTCATCATCGGCTCAGGTCCAATCGTTATCGGTCAAGCTTGCGAATTTGATTATGCAGGTTCCCAAGCCTCCCGTTCGCTCAGGGAAGAGAGCATCAAGGTAACCTTGATCAATTCTAACCCTGCCACGATTATGACAGATCCCGTGACGGCTGACAACGTGTATTTGCTGCCATTGGATAAGAAGTCCATCATCAAAGTCCTTCAGGACCATCCGGACATTGATAGTGTACTTCCCACGATGGGCGGTCAAACTGCTCTAAATCTGGCCATTGATTGTGATAAAGCAGGTATATGGAAGAAATTTGGAGTCCGAATGATAGGAGTGGATATAGATGCCATTGATACTGCTGAGAACCGGGAAAAATTCAAAGCATTGATGGAGAAGATCGGTGTTGGAGTTTGTAAAGGTAATACAGCTACCTCCTTTCTTCAGGGAAATGAAATAGCCCAGGAAATCGGTTTTCCACTTATTATTAGAGCTTCCTATACACTTGGCGGAGCAGGTGGTAGTTTTGTTGAAAAGGCGGAGGATTTTGAAAAAGCATTGGTTGCTGGCTTGCAGGCATCCCCGGTCCATGAAGTATTGATTGAGAAAAGTATATTGGGTTGGAAGGAATACGAACTGGAAGTAATGCGGGATAATATAGGTAACATGATTGTTATCTGTTCTATCGAGAATTTTGACCCAATGGGAGTGCATACTGGCGATTCAATTACCGTGGCCCCAGCCATGACATTGCCGGATACTGTGTATCAACGCATGAGGAATTATGCCATTACCATGATGAACAGCATCGGGACCTTCGCTGGCGGATGTAATGTTCAGTTTGCGGTAAGTCCGGACAATTCAGAAATCATCGGTATTGAAATCAACCCGCGAGTTTCTCGTTCTTCGGCTTTGGCTTCCAAAGCAACAGGATACCCGATTGCAAAAGTAGCTGCAAAATTGGCAGTAGGCTATAATTTGGACGAGCTTAAAAACTCTATTACCGGTACTACTTCTGCATTTTTTGAACCGGCCATTGACTATGTCATTGTGAAAGTTCCCAGGTGGAATTTTGATAAATTCAAAGGATCGGACCGCCGTTTAGGTCTTTCCATGAAGTCAGTAGGCGAGGTAATGGGAATAGGAAGGAATTTCCAGGAAGCACTTCAAAAAGCCTGTCAATCTTTGGAAATCAATAGAAACGGGTTGGGTGCTGATGGAAAGGAACTCAAAAATCAGGAAGCTATTCTCTATAGTTTGGCCAATCCAAGTTGGAATAGGCTCTTTCATATCTATGATGCTTTCAAGCTAGGTATTTCCTTCAGAACCATTCATGATTTGACTAAAATAGATAAATGGTTTTTGAGACAGATCGAGGAGCTGATCCATGTAGAGAAAGAAATCGAGAAATATAAATTGGATACCATTCCCCGTGATTTGATGGATTTAGCCAAAAAGAAAGGCTATGCAGACCGGCAGATAGCCCATCTTTTGGATTGCTTGGAAAGTGAGGTTTTTGATAAACGATATAAAGAAATGGGAATCAGACGGGTTTACAAACTTGTCGATACCTGTGCAGCAGAATTTGAAGCGCTGACACCCTATTATTACTCGACCTTTGGAGAAGAAAACGAATCCATTTCTTCCAATAAAAAGAAAGTTGTAGTACTTGGATCCGGACCCAATAGAGTAGGACAGGGAATAGAATTTGATTATTCCTGCGTACATGGTGTTTTGGCGGCAAAAGAATGTGGCTACGAAACCATCATGATCAATTGTAATCCTGAAACTGTCTCCACAGACTTTGATATTTCGGACAAATTGTATTTTGAGCCGGTTTTCTGGGAGCATATTTATGAGATTATTCTTCAGGAAAATCCTATTGGAGTTATTGTCCAATTGGGTGGACAGACAGCGTTGAAAATAGCAGAGAAGCTGAACAAATATGGGATTAAAATCGTAGGGACCAGTTTTGAAGCGTTGGACTTGGCTGAAGATAGAGGCAGATTTTCGACCCTATTGAAAGAGAATGAAGTTCCCTATCCTGAGTTCGGAACTATCCACAACACTGACGAAGCGCTGGAGCTCTGCAAAATCATCGGGTTTCCTTTATTGGTCAGACCTTCCTATGTTTTGGGCGGACAAGGAATGAAGATTGTCATCAATGAAAAAGAATTGGAGGAACATGTAGTGAATGTCCTAAGGGATATCCCCAACAATGAAATCCTTTTGGACCACTTTCTGGAAGGTGCTATAGAAGCTGAGGCGGATGCCATTTGCGACGGTGAAAATGTCTATATCATCGGAATCATGCAACATATAGAACCAGCAGGAATTCATTCCGGAGATTCTTATGCCGTATTACCTCCCTATAATTTGGGTGATTATGTCATGCGTCAGATTGAAACTTACACCAAAAAGATTGCACTTGCTTTGAGAACTGTCGGGCTGATCAATATTCAATTTGCCATCAAAAATGACAAGGTTTATGTAATCGAAGCGAACCCAAGAGCCTCGAGAACCGTTCCCTTTATCTGTAAGGCTTATCAGGAGCCTTATGTAAATTATGCCACTAAGGTGATGCTCGGGGAGAAAAAAGTGACTGATTTTGAATTCCATCCAGTTAAAAATGGTTACGCTATCAAAGAACCTGTTTTCTCTTTCCACAAATTCCCCAATGTCAACAAAGAATTGGGTCCTGAAATGAAGTCCACGGGTGAAGCCATCTATTTCATTGACGATCTGATGGATGATTATTTCTTGAAGATTTATTCCGAACGAAACCTATATTTAAGTAGATAA
- a CDS encoding peptide deformylase gives MKTTDDILKLGDSRLYETCEPVQRGELPLVQTWVNDLHEAMEDIRARYGFGRGIAAPQLGIMKRLFYLNLDKPYIIINPEIKHPSQELFELWDDCMSFPNLLVKVKRHQSLTLEYLDENWEKQSWKVEGAISELVQHEYDHLEGILCTMRAIDDKSFRWKS, from the coding sequence ATGAAGACAACTGACGATATACTTAAACTAGGTGATTCCAGACTATATGAAACCTGCGAACCTGTCCAAAGGGGAGAACTTCCTCTTGTCCAAACTTGGGTAAATGACCTGCATGAAGCCATGGAAGATATCAGGGCCCGATATGGTTTTGGCAGGGGAATAGCCGCACCTCAATTGGGGATCATGAAAAGGTTGTTTTACCTAAATCTGGACAAACCCTATATCATCATCAATCCTGAAATCAAACATCCAAGCCAAGAATTATTTGAGCTTTGGGATGATTGTATGAGTTTCCCAAATCTATTGGTGAAAGTAAAAAGACATCAATCTTTGACCTTGGAATATTTGGATGAAAACTGGGAAAAGCAATCCTGGAAGGTTGAAGGAGCAATTTCAGAACTGGTCCAACACGAATATGATCATTTGGAGGGTATCTTGTGCACTATGCGGGCAATAGATGACAAATCATTTAGATGGAAGTCTTGA
- a CDS encoding tetratricopeptide repeat protein has translation MKHDTPLIKLFLIGISVFAFTFCQPKAPSGSSLGNLDFPISGKPKAQEAFQKGLLLMHSFEYKDALEAFEEAQQEDPECVMAYWGEAMAHNHPIWQEQDYNKGNVALSKLGDTREERLSKAKTKIEKDFLTAIEILYGEGNKVERDNAYARYLGELYHKYPENDEVTVFYSLALMGSIPYISDMEVYQKAASLAKEVMDRNPEHPGAVHYYIHANDEPNYAHQAKKAADIYAKVAPDAAHAIHMPSHIYLSLGMWDEVVSSNVASFQASVNRKERKNLDYGALGLHSFQWLQYGYLQQEKFDEAKKLLEDVVFYTKESPSVYTHEHQSYMKTTYFVETEDWDNPMINLESDYSGFNIAVKSRDRFVHALKAFHDKDFEKVESTLLVMKEEREAAAKTISLDAGMALCSSGGASSENTTPRDLKIAETMELELKALLAWEKGDPSDGENYFLKATALENEVGSAAGPPTIVKPSHELYAEFLVANGRPEEAIQQYEAALKLAPNRIKSVKGKKVAEELLKQQAVL, from the coding sequence ATGAAACATGACACTCCATTGATAAAATTATTTCTGATAGGTATCAGCGTTTTTGCTTTTACTTTTTGCCAGCCTAAAGCTCCTTCAGGAAGTTCCTTGGGAAACTTGGATTTTCCTATAAGCGGTAAACCAAAGGCCCAGGAAGCCTTCCAAAAAGGGCTTTTATTGATGCATAGTTTTGAATATAAGGATGCTTTGGAGGCTTTTGAGGAAGCCCAACAAGAAGATCCTGAATGCGTGATGGCTTATTGGGGTGAAGCTATGGCACACAATCATCCGATTTGGCAGGAACAGGATTATAATAAAGGAAATGTGGCACTTAGCAAACTAGGTGATACCCGGGAAGAAAGATTGTCTAAAGCCAAAACAAAAATTGAAAAAGATTTTCTTACGGCTATTGAAATCCTTTATGGCGAAGGAAACAAGGTGGAAAGAGATAATGCCTATGCCAGATATTTAGGAGAACTCTACCATAAATACCCTGAAAATGATGAAGTTACTGTCTTTTATTCCCTTGCATTAATGGGTTCTATACCCTATATCAGTGATATGGAGGTTTATCAAAAAGCAGCATCTTTGGCCAAGGAGGTTATGGATAGAAATCCTGAGCATCCGGGTGCTGTCCATTATTATATTCACGCCAATGATGAACCCAATTATGCCCATCAAGCAAAAAAAGCAGCCGATATTTATGCCAAAGTAGCCCCTGATGCGGCTCATGCTATACATATGCCAAGCCATATCTACCTTTCGCTAGGTATGTGGGATGAGGTGGTCAGTTCCAATGTAGCCTCATTTCAGGCGAGCGTCAACAGAAAGGAAAGAAAAAATCTTGATTACGGTGCTTTAGGGCTTCATTCTTTTCAATGGCTGCAGTATGGCTATCTGCAACAAGAAAAATTCGATGAAGCCAAAAAATTATTGGAGGATGTGGTTTTTTATACCAAAGAATCCCCATCCGTCTATACCCATGAGCATCAGTCCTACATGAAAACCACCTATTTTGTGGAAACGGAAGATTGGGACAATCCCATGATAAATTTGGAATCGGATTATTCCGGTTTTAACATCGCTGTCAAAAGCAGGGACAGATTTGTCCATGCCTTGAAAGCATTTCATGATAAAGATTTTGAAAAGGTAGAATCAACTCTCCTAGTCATGAAAGAAGAAAGAGAGGCCGCTGCCAAAACCATCAGTCTGGATGCAGGAATGGCACTATGCAGCAGTGGCGGAGCAAGCAGTGAAAACACAACTCCTAGAGATCTGAAGATTGCTGAAACCATGGAACTTGAACTGAAAGCTTTACTGGCTTGGGAAAAGGGAGATCCTTCAGATGGGGAAAACTATTTCCTAAAAGCAACCGCATTGGAAAATGAAGTCGGTTCGGCGGCAGGACCTCCAACAATTGTAAAACCAAGCCATGAATTATATGCAGAATTTTTGGTGGCCAATGGTCGACCTGAAGAGGCAATTCAACAATATGAAGCAGCCTTGAAATTAGCTCCAAATCGGATAAAAAGTGTAAAGGGGAAGAAAGTAGCAGAGGAATTGTTGAAGCAACAGGCTGTTCTTTGA
- the lpdA gene encoding dihydrolipoyl dehydrogenase, with protein MYDLIVIGSGPGGYVAAIRAAQLGMNTAIIEKYPTLGGTCLNVGCIPSKALLDSSEHYHNAAHTFKTHGINLSSLKVDLDQMIARKDDVVKQNVDGIQFLMKKNKIEVHHGLGSFVDKNTIKVTKDDGTSEEIKGKNIIIATGSKPSSLPFIKLDKKRVITSTEALNLKEIPKHMIVIGGGVIGMELGSVYGRMGAKVSVVEYMDSLIPSMDKTMGKELQKSLKKLGFEFYLKHKVVEVENKGKEVIVKAENSKGETVELKGDYVLVSIGRRPYTDGLNAEAAGVKITDRGQVEVDEYLRTNVPNIYAIGDVVKGAMLAHKAEEEGTFVAEVIAGQKPHINYLLIPGVVYTWPEVAAVGYTEEQLKEKGIKYKTGKFPFMASGRARASMDTDGLVKVLADAETDEILGVHMIGPRTADMIAEAVVAMEFRASAEDIARMSHAHPTYTEAFKEACLAATDNRALHI; from the coding sequence ATGTACGACCTTATAGTAATCGGCTCCGGACCAGGAGGATATGTTGCAGCCATCAGAGCAGCCCAATTGGGTATGAATACTGCCATCATTGAAAAATATCCAACACTAGGGGGCACATGCCTCAACGTGGGTTGTATCCCCTCAAAAGCCCTGCTGGATTCCTCAGAGCACTATCACAATGCTGCACACACTTTTAAAACCCATGGCATTAATCTGAGTAGTCTGAAGGTAGACCTCGACCAGATGATCGCAAGGAAAGACGATGTGGTAAAACAGAATGTGGATGGGATTCAATTTTTGATGAAGAAAAATAAAATTGAGGTGCACCATGGTCTCGGTTCCTTTGTAGATAAAAATACCATAAAGGTGACCAAGGATGATGGTACTTCTGAAGAGATCAAAGGCAAAAATATCATCATTGCCACAGGCTCCAAACCTTCATCCCTTCCTTTTATCAAACTTGACAAGAAAAGAGTCATCACCTCTACTGAAGCCCTGAATCTTAAGGAAATTCCCAAGCATATGATTGTCATTGGAGGTGGTGTGATCGGAATGGAATTGGGTTCTGTCTATGGCAGAATGGGTGCAAAAGTATCCGTAGTGGAATATATGGATTCTTTGATTCCTTCCATGGACAAAACCATGGGTAAGGAATTACAAAAGTCCTTGAAGAAACTCGGTTTTGAGTTTTACCTCAAACACAAGGTGGTCGAGGTAGAAAACAAAGGCAAAGAAGTCATCGTGAAGGCAGAGAATTCCAAAGGAGAAACTGTGGAACTGAAAGGAGACTATGTGTTGGTTTCCATAGGAAGAAGACCTTATACAGATGGGTTAAATGCAGAAGCAGCAGGGGTAAAAATCACCGATAGAGGTCAGGTAGAAGTGGACGAATATCTCAGAACCAATGTACCTAATATCTATGCTATTGGCGATGTGGTCAAAGGCGCCATGTTGGCCCACAAAGCAGAGGAAGAAGGTACTTTTGTTGCAGAAGTAATCGCAGGTCAGAAACCCCATATCAATTACCTTTTGATCCCTGGAGTAGTGTATACCTGGCCAGAAGTGGCTGCTGTGGGTTACACCGAGGAGCAATTAAAAGAAAAAGGCATCAAATATAAAACAGGCAAATTCCCTTTTATGGCCTCAGGCCGGGCAAGGGCATCCATGGACACTGATGGCTTGGTCAAAGTATTGGCAGATGCCGAAACGGACGAAATCTTAGGCGTACACATGATAGGTCCCAGAACAGCCGATATGATTGCCGAAGCAGTGGTTGCCATGGAGTTCAGGGCTTCAGCAGAAGACATCGCCCGAATGTCCCATGCCCATCCTACCTACACCGAAGCATTTAAAGAAGCCTGTCTGGCAGCTACGGATAATCGGGCATTGCATATTTAG
- a CDS encoding four helix bundle protein, which yields MHRYKELKVWQKAIDLAVEVYRITEKLPKDERFGLIGQMNRSAVSIPSNIAEGAGRNTDKDFNNFLGVALGSSFELDTQLVISNKLEYVNDQDFQKTEKELEHLQNMIVKLKISLNSK from the coding sequence ATGCATCGATACAAAGAATTAAAGGTTTGGCAGAAGGCCATTGACTTAGCTGTTGAAGTTTACAGAATCACTGAAAAGCTACCGAAAGATGAAAGGTTTGGTCTGATCGGCCAAATGAACAGATCGGCTGTTTCAATTCCCTCAAACATTGCAGAAGGTGCGGGAAGAAATACCGACAAAGATTTCAATAATTTTCTTGGTGTTGCTTTAGGTTCTTCATTTGAACTGGATACCCAATTAGTGATTTCCAATAAGCTTGAATATGTTAATGATCAGGATTTTCAAAAAACAGAAAAAGAGCTTGAACATCTTCAGAACATGATTGTCAAGCTTAAAATAAGTTTAAATTCTAAATAA
- the odhB gene encoding 2-oxoglutarate dehydrogenase complex dihydrolipoyllysine-residue succinyltransferase translates to MSLEIKVPTVGESISEVTIGQWFKKEGDYVEMDEVICELESDKATFELAAEAAGVLRIKAEEGDTLEIGAVICEIETDAKASVAKEEKAASKEASKSSGKTGEVKNMIVPTVGESITEVTLANWLKADGDYVELDEIIAEVDSDKATFELPAEATGILKHVAQEGDTLEIGGLICKIEVTEGGAPEPTGKKQDSDSNISQKDSQKETYATGHASPAAAKILAEKGIDPQDIKGTGIDGRITKEDAEAAQKPVKTVPKVDMPKAETPKASAEVTAPKVAGSRESKREKMSSLRRTVSRRLVAVKNETAMLTTFNEVNMGPIMDMRKKFKDQFKEKHGVNLGFMSFFTKAVCVALQEWPAVNAQIDGNEIIYNDFCDISIAVSAPKGLVVPVIRNAEAMSFEQIEKEVVRLATKARDNKLSIEEMTGGTFTITNGGVFGSMMSTPIINAPQSAILGMHNIVERPMAVNGEVKILPMMYLALSYDHRIIDGRESVSFLVRVKQLLEDPTRLLFGV, encoded by the coding sequence ATGAGCCTAGAAATTAAAGTCCCAACAGTAGGGGAGTCCATTTCGGAAGTGACCATAGGACAATGGTTTAAAAAAGAAGGTGACTACGTAGAAATGGATGAAGTCATCTGTGAGTTGGAATCTGACAAAGCTACTTTTGAATTGGCAGCTGAAGCTGCAGGTGTGTTAAGAATCAAAGCTGAAGAAGGAGATACCTTAGAAATAGGAGCGGTAATCTGTGAAATTGAAACGGATGCCAAAGCATCTGTTGCCAAAGAAGAAAAAGCAGCTTCAAAAGAGGCCTCTAAATCTTCAGGTAAAACCGGAGAAGTCAAAAATATGATTGTCCCAACTGTTGGAGAATCTATCACTGAAGTTACTTTGGCCAATTGGCTTAAGGCTGATGGGGATTATGTGGAACTGGATGAAATCATTGCGGAAGTGGATTCTGATAAAGCGACTTTTGAATTGCCTGCCGAAGCGACAGGTATTTTGAAACATGTAGCCCAGGAAGGTGACACTTTGGAAATCGGCGGATTGATATGCAAAATAGAAGTAACTGAGGGTGGTGCACCTGAACCCACTGGTAAAAAACAGGATTCGGATTCAAACATTTCCCAAAAAGATTCCCAGAAAGAAACCTATGCCACGGGCCATGCTTCCCCGGCTGCTGCAAAAATATTGGCTGAAAAAGGAATTGATCCTCAGGATATCAAGGGAACAGGCATAGATGGACGCATCACAAAAGAAGATGCAGAAGCCGCACAAAAACCAGTGAAAACAGTGCCTAAAGTTGATATGCCTAAAGCTGAAACACCAAAGGCATCAGCTGAAGTGACTGCACCGAAAGTTGCAGGCTCCCGTGAAAGCAAAAGAGAGAAAATGTCTTCCTTAAGAAGGACTGTTTCCAGAAGATTAGTAGCTGTAAAGAATGAGACGGCCATGCTGACCACATTTAATGAGGTCAACATGGGCCCAATCATGGACATGAGAAAGAAATTCAAAGATCAGTTCAAAGAGAAGCATGGTGTCAACCTTGGTTTTATGTCTTTCTTTACCAAAGCTGTATGTGTAGCCTTACAGGAATGGCCTGCAGTCAATGCTCAGATCGATGGTAATGAAATCATCTATAATGACTTCTGTGATATTTCCATTGCGGTTTCAGCACCCAAAGGCTTGGTGGTACCGGTCATAAGGAATGCAGAGGCGATGAGCTTTGAACAGATCGAAAAAGAAGTGGTCAGATTGGCTACTAAAGCCAGGGACAATAAATTGTCTATTGAGGAAATGACAGGAGGAACTTTCACCATCACCAATGGAGGTGTATTCGGTTCCATGATGTCCACTCCGATCATCAATGCTCCACAGTCAGCCATTTTGGGCATGCACAATATCGTGGAAAGACCAATGGCTGTAAATGGTGAAGTGAAAATTTTACCCATGATGTACTTGGCGCTTTCATATGATCACAGGATCATTGATGGCAGGGAGTCGGTAAGTTTCCTTGTCAGGGTAAAGCAGCTTCTTGAGGATCCGACAAGGTTGTTGTTTGGGGTTTGA